A region from the Mycolicibacterium litorale genome encodes:
- the ftsW gene encoding putative lipid II flippase FtsW encodes MATILARLRGRAAGTDDTTNTDGTPEAAHGATAPAVPRTRFAAWLGRPMTSFHLVIAVAALLVTLGLIMVLSASGVYSYDADGSPWSVFAKQVLWTVVGLVAFYVALRIPVSTMRRLAFPGFAFTIVLLILVLIPGIGKVANGSRGWFVVAGFSMQPSELAKIAFAIWGAHLLAARRMERATLREMLIPLVPAAVIALALIVAQPDLGQTVSLGIILLALLWYAGLPLRVFLSSLLAVMVSAAVLAMAEGYRSARVQSWLDPSADAQGSGYQARQAKFALANGGVFGDGLGQGTAKWNYLPNAHNDFIFAIIGEELGFVGAAGLLGLFGLFAYTGMRIARRSADPFLRLLTATATTWVLGQVFINVGYVVGLLPVTGLQLPLISAGGTSTATTLLMMGIITNAARHEPEAVAALRAGRDDRVNRLLRLPLPEPYKPTPLEAVRDRLRSRPGKPAKPKPPKQAKPARAPRRQPPAADRRVRASGHHVGGQRSASGRTGQRQQGRRPRPREGQRYG; translated from the coding sequence GTGGCGACGATCCTGGCCCGGTTGCGCGGCAGGGCGGCCGGCACCGACGACACCACGAACACCGACGGCACGCCCGAGGCCGCCCACGGCGCGACCGCACCAGCGGTGCCGCGCACCCGCTTCGCCGCCTGGCTGGGCCGGCCCATGACGTCGTTCCACCTCGTCATCGCCGTCGCCGCGCTGCTCGTCACGCTCGGGCTGATCATGGTGCTCTCGGCATCCGGCGTGTACTCCTACGACGCCGACGGCTCGCCGTGGTCGGTGTTCGCCAAACAGGTCCTGTGGACGGTCGTGGGCCTGGTCGCGTTCTACGTGGCGCTGCGGATTCCCGTGAGCACGATGCGCCGGCTGGCGTTCCCGGGCTTCGCCTTCACGATCGTGCTGCTGATCCTGGTGCTCATTCCGGGTATCGGCAAGGTGGCCAACGGTTCGCGGGGCTGGTTCGTCGTGGCCGGCTTCTCCATGCAGCCCTCGGAGCTGGCGAAGATCGCGTTCGCGATCTGGGGTGCGCACCTGCTGGCGGCGCGGCGCATGGAGCGGGCCACCCTGCGCGAGATGCTCATCCCACTGGTGCCCGCGGCGGTCATCGCGCTGGCGCTGATCGTCGCCCAGCCCGACCTCGGCCAGACCGTGTCGCTGGGGATCATCCTGCTGGCCCTGCTGTGGTACGCCGGCCTGCCGCTGCGGGTGTTCCTCAGCTCGCTGCTGGCGGTGATGGTCTCGGCGGCCGTGCTCGCCATGGCCGAGGGCTACCGTTCGGCGCGCGTGCAGTCCTGGCTCGATCCGAGCGCCGACGCGCAGGGGTCCGGGTATCAGGCGCGGCAGGCGAAGTTCGCGCTGGCCAACGGCGGTGTGTTCGGCGACGGGCTGGGGCAGGGGACCGCGAAGTGGAACTATCTGCCCAACGCGCACAACGACTTCATCTTCGCGATCATCGGCGAGGAACTCGGGTTCGTGGGCGCCGCCGGCTTGCTCGGCCTGTTCGGGCTTTTCGCCTACACCGGTATGCGGATCGCCCGCCGATCGGCCGATCCGTTCCTGCGGCTGCTCACCGCCACCGCCACCACCTGGGTGCTCGGGCAGGTCTTCATCAACGTCGGCTACGTGGTCGGGTTGCTGCCCGTCACCGGCCTTCAGCTGCCGCTGATCTCCGCGGGCGGGACGTCGACCGCGACGACGCTGCTGATGATGGGCATCATCACCAACGCGGCCCGGCACGAACCGGAGGCGGTGGCCGCGCTGCGGGCCGGCCGCGATGACCGGGTGAACCGGTTGCTGCGGCTGCCGCTGCCCGAACCGTACAAGCCCACCCCGCTCGAGGCCGTACGGGACCGGCTGCGCTCGCGGCCGGGGAAGCCGGCCAAGCCGAAGCCGCCGAAGCAGGCCAAGCCGGCCCGCGCACCGCGGCGTCAACCCCCGGCGGCTGATCGCCGGGTGCGGGCCTCAGGGCATCATGTAGGCGGTCAGCGGTCGGCATCGGGCCGCACCGGTCAGCGCCAACAGGGGCGACGGCCTCGTCCCAGGGAAGGTCAGCGTTACGGGTGA
- the murC gene encoding UDP-N-acetylmuramate--L-alanine ligase has translation MSTPPLPDELRRVHMVGIGGAGMSGIARILLDRGAMVSGSDAKESRAVVALRARGAAIRIGHDESSLDLLPGGPTAVVTTHAAIPKTNPELVEARRRAVPVILRPVVLAKLMADHTTLMVTGTHGKTTTTSMLIVALQHCGFDPSFAVGGDLGEAGTNAHHGSGECFVAEADESDGSLLEYTPDVAVVTNIEADHLDFFGSAEAYTAVFDAFVERLRPGGALIVCVDDPGSAALAERTAALGVRVLRYGSPGRDDLAGTLVSWEQQGTGAVAHIQLTGESAPRAMRLSVPGRHMALNALGAVLAALQVGANAETVLDGLAGFEGVRRRFELVGTAGGVRVFDDYAHHPTEVAATLAALRAVTDQAGAGRAVVVFQPHLYSRTETFAREFGAALSAADLVFVLDVYGAREQPIAGVSGASVAEHVSAPVTYLPDISAVADRVAGAVRPGDVVVTMGAGDVTMLGPQILESLQVRANRTAPGADPR, from the coding sequence GTGAGCACCCCGCCGCTGCCCGACGAACTGCGCCGGGTGCACATGGTCGGCATCGGCGGTGCCGGGATGTCGGGGATCGCCCGCATCCTGCTCGACCGCGGGGCGATGGTGTCCGGTTCGGACGCCAAGGAGTCGCGTGCCGTCGTGGCACTGCGCGCACGGGGCGCCGCGATCCGCATCGGGCACGACGAATCGTCGCTGGACCTGTTGCCGGGCGGGCCCACCGCGGTGGTGACCACGCACGCCGCCATCCCCAAGACGAATCCCGAACTGGTCGAGGCGCGCCGGCGGGCGGTCCCGGTCATCCTGCGGCCGGTGGTGCTGGCGAAGCTGATGGCGGACCACACCACGCTGATGGTGACCGGCACCCACGGCAAGACCACCACGACGTCGATGCTCATCGTCGCGCTGCAGCACTGCGGTTTCGATCCGTCCTTCGCGGTCGGCGGCGATCTCGGCGAGGCGGGGACCAACGCGCACCACGGCAGCGGCGAGTGTTTCGTCGCCGAGGCCGACGAGAGCGACGGTTCGCTGCTCGAGTACACCCCCGATGTCGCGGTGGTGACCAACATCGAGGCCGACCACCTGGACTTCTTCGGTAGCGCCGAGGCCTACACCGCGGTGTTCGACGCGTTCGTCGAGCGGCTGCGCCCCGGTGGCGCGCTGATCGTGTGCGTCGACGACCCCGGCTCGGCGGCGCTGGCCGAACGGACTGCGGCCCTTGGGGTCCGGGTGTTGCGCTACGGTTCGCCAGGCCGCGACGACCTGGCCGGGACGCTGGTCAGCTGGGAGCAGCAGGGCACCGGCGCGGTCGCCCACATCCAGCTGACGGGGGAGAGCGCCCCGCGGGCGATGCGGCTGTCGGTGCCGGGACGGCACATGGCGCTCAACGCGCTGGGTGCGGTCCTGGCCGCCCTGCAGGTCGGCGCGAACGCCGAGACGGTGCTCGACGGGCTGGCCGGCTTCGAGGGGGTGCGCCGCCGCTTCGAACTGGTCGGGACGGCCGGGGGTGTGCGGGTGTTCGACGACTACGCGCACCACCCGACCGAGGTTGCGGCCACGTTGGCGGCGCTGCGCGCGGTCACCGACCAGGCCGGCGCCGGCCGGGCGGTGGTGGTGTTCCAGCCGCATCTGTACTCGCGCACCGAGACGTTCGCCCGCGAGTTCGGCGCGGCGCTGAGCGCGGCCGACCTGGTGTTCGTGCTCGACGTCTACGGCGCCCGCGAACAGCCGATCGCCGGGGTGAGCGGCGCGAGCGTCGCCGAACACGTCAGCGCGCCGGTCACCTACCTGCCGGACATCTCCGCGGTCGCCGACCGCGTGGCGGGGGCCGTGCGGCCCGGTGACGTGGTCGTCACGATGGGCGCGGGCGACGTCACCATGCTGGGCCCGCAGATCCTGGAGTCCCTGCAGGTCCGGGCGAACCGCACGGCGCCGGGAGCCGACCCGCGATGA
- a CDS encoding cell division protein SepF, which yields MSTLHKVKAYFGMAPMDDYDDEYYEDEDRAERGAARGYARRPREDRFEEDGYGRDYDDRPAPREYDEPPIYRGGYDEPRFEPRMRGPREFDRATPPPRLGALRGSTRGALAMDPRRMAMLFEEGSPLAKITTLRPKDYSEARTIGEKFRDGTPVIMDLVSMDNADAKRLVDFAAGLAFALRGSFDKVATKVFLLSPADVDVTADERRRIAEAGFYAYQ from the coding sequence ATGAGCACATTGCACAAGGTCAAGGCCTACTTCGGTATGGCGCCGATGGATGACTACGACGACGAGTACTACGAGGACGAGGACCGCGCCGAGCGCGGCGCCGCCCGTGGCTACGCACGCCGTCCGCGCGAGGACCGGTTCGAGGAGGACGGTTACGGTCGCGACTACGACGACCGGCCCGCCCCTCGCGAATACGACGAACCGCCGATCTACCGGGGCGGCTACGACGAACCGCGCTTCGAGCCCCGGATGCGCGGCCCGCGCGAGTTCGATCGCGCCACCCCGCCGCCGCGCCTGGGCGCGCTGCGCGGTTCGACCCGCGGCGCGCTGGCGATGGACCCGCGCCGGATGGCGATGCTCTTCGAGGAAGGCAGTCCACTGGCCAAGATCACGACCCTGCGGCCCAAGGACTACAGCGAGGCCCGCACGATCGGCGAGAAGTTCCGCGACGGCACGCCGGTGATCATGGACCTGGTGTCGATGGACAACGCGGACGCCAAGCGGCTCGTCGACTTCGCCGCCGGCCTGGCCTTCGCCCTGCGCGGATCGTTCGACAAGGTCGCCACCAAGGTGTTCCTGTTGTCGCCGGCCGACGTGGACGTCACCGCCGACGAGCGCAGGCGGATCGCGGAAGCGGGCTTCTACGCCTACCAGTGA
- the ftsZ gene encoding cell division protein FtsZ, whose protein sequence is MTPPHNYLAVIKVVGIGGGGVNAVNRMIEQGLKGVEFIAINTDAQALLMSDADVKLDVGRDSTRGLGAGADPEVGRKAAEDAKDDIEELLRGADMVFVTAGEGGGTGTGGAPVVASIARKLGALTVGVVTRPFSFEGKRRSNQAENGIQALRESCDTLIVIPNDRLLQMGDAAVSLMDAFRSADEVLLNGVQGITDLITTPGLINVDFADVKGVMSGAGTALMGIGSARGDGRALKAAEIAINSPLLEASMEGAQGVLLSVAGGSDLGLFEINEAASLVQDAAHPEANIIFGTVIDDSLGDEVRVTVIAAGFDSAGPSRNPVVSPSAAPTQPIAPGRAGKVSSSLFEPHDAASVPVHTNGATVSVGGDGRDDGGIADDDVDVPPFMRH, encoded by the coding sequence ATGACCCCGCCGCACAACTACCTCGCCGTCATCAAGGTGGTCGGGATCGGCGGCGGCGGCGTCAACGCCGTCAACCGCATGATCGAACAAGGCCTCAAGGGCGTGGAGTTCATCGCGATCAACACCGACGCCCAGGCGCTGTTGATGAGCGATGCCGACGTCAAACTCGACGTCGGGCGCGACTCCACCCGCGGCCTCGGGGCGGGGGCGGATCCCGAGGTGGGTCGCAAGGCCGCCGAGGACGCCAAGGACGACATCGAAGAACTCCTGCGCGGTGCCGACATGGTGTTCGTCACCGCGGGGGAGGGCGGTGGCACCGGTACCGGTGGCGCCCCGGTGGTCGCCTCGATCGCGCGCAAGCTCGGCGCGCTCACGGTCGGCGTGGTCACCCGTCCGTTCTCGTTCGAGGGCAAACGCCGAAGCAACCAGGCGGAGAACGGGATCCAGGCGCTGCGCGAGAGCTGCGACACGCTGATCGTGATCCCGAACGACCGGCTGCTGCAGATGGGCGACGCCGCGGTCTCGCTGATGGACGCGTTCCGCAGCGCCGACGAGGTGCTGCTCAACGGTGTCCAGGGCATCACCGACCTGATCACCACGCCCGGCCTGATCAACGTCGACTTCGCCGACGTCAAGGGCGTGATGAGCGGTGCCGGGACGGCGCTGATGGGCATCGGCTCGGCGCGCGGCGACGGCCGGGCGCTCAAGGCCGCCGAGATCGCGATCAACTCGCCGCTGCTGGAAGCCTCGATGGAGGGCGCCCAGGGCGTGCTGCTGTCGGTGGCGGGCGGCAGCGACCTCGGGCTGTTCGAGATCAACGAGGCGGCCTCGCTGGTGCAGGACGCCGCCCATCCCGAGGCCAACATCATCTTCGGCACCGTGATCGACGATTCGCTCGGCGACGAGGTCCGCGTCACGGTCATCGCGGCCGGCTTCGACTCGGCGGGTCCGAGCCGCAACCCGGTGGTGAGCCCGAGCGCGGCGCCCACCCAGCCGATCGCCCCCGGCCGCGCCGGCAAGGTGTCCTCGTCGCTGTTCGAACCCCACGACGCGGCGAGCGTGCCGGTGCACACCAACGGTGCCACCGTGAGCGTCGGTGGTGACGGCAGGGACGACGGTGGCATCGCCGACGACGACGTCGACGTCCCGCCGTTCATGCGGCACTGA
- a CDS encoding YggS family pyridoxal phosphate-dependent enzyme → MSAVTTDRDAQLAASLAAVRERLARAAQAAGRDVAEIRLLPVTKFFPASDVRILYRLGCRDFAESREQEAAKKVAEIAGTLGPDILDDPVRWHMVGRIQRNKARAVARWAYAAHSVDSAKLIAALDRGAADAMAEGVRTAPLRVYLQLSLDGDTERGGVDVEDPDLIDELCAAVDSAEALQFVGLMGIPPLGAEPAGAFARLQAEWQRVQKGYQQRLELSAGMSGDLETAVEHGSTCVRVGTALMGPRPLTSP, encoded by the coding sequence GTGAGCGCGGTGACCACCGATCGGGACGCCCAGCTCGCCGCTTCGCTGGCGGCGGTGCGGGAGCGGCTCGCCCGCGCGGCGCAGGCGGCGGGCCGCGATGTCGCCGAGATCCGGCTGCTGCCGGTGACCAAGTTCTTCCCGGCCTCCGATGTGCGGATCCTGTACCGGCTGGGATGCCGCGACTTCGCCGAGTCCCGGGAGCAGGAGGCGGCGAAGAAGGTCGCCGAGATCGCCGGGACGCTGGGTCCCGACATCCTCGACGATCCGGTGCGTTGGCACATGGTCGGCCGGATCCAGCGCAACAAGGCGAGGGCGGTCGCGCGCTGGGCGTACGCCGCGCATTCGGTGGACAGCGCCAAACTGATCGCCGCGCTGGACCGGGGCGCGGCCGACGCGATGGCCGAGGGGGTGCGCACCGCGCCGCTGCGGGTGTACCTGCAGCTCAGCCTCGACGGTGACACCGAGCGCGGCGGCGTCGACGTCGAGGATCCCGACCTGATCGACGAACTCTGTGCCGCAGTCGATTCCGCCGAGGCGCTGCAGTTCGTCGGGCTGATGGGCATTCCGCCGCTCGGCGCCGAACCGGCTGGGGCGTTCGCGCGTTTGCAGGCGGAATGGCAGCGGGTACAGAAGGGGTACCAGCAGCGGCTCGAGTTGTCGGCCGGGATGTCAGGCGACCTCGAGACGGCGGTCGAACACGGCTCGACATGTGTGCGTGTCGGTACCGCGCTTATGGGGCCCCGTCCTCTAACGTCACCGTGA
- a CDS encoding cell division protein FtsQ/DivIB, protein MTVPPSGSDPDQPEAAPDEPTPSAGDDTAPTAQEPAAAPEEDYEGPRRRARREREQRRAVKDRAMAIEQARREAKRRVISPPAPEVNPLARRAVRGLKVLVWSALASVLAVALGLLLYFTPIMSARNIVVAGLEAVPEEEVLAAAAVVPGTPLLQVDTDAVAERVATIRRVASARVQREYPSSLRITVVERVPVVVKDYPDGPHLFDRDGVDFATAPPPPNLPYLETATPGPSDPATKAALQVMLALPPEVAGQVGRIAAPSVASITLTLIDGRVVVWGTTDRTDEKALKLAALLTQPGRTYDVSSPDLPTVK, encoded by the coding sequence ATGACGGTGCCGCCGTCCGGGTCGGATCCGGATCAGCCCGAGGCGGCGCCGGACGAACCAACGCCCTCCGCGGGCGACGACACCGCGCCGACGGCGCAGGAGCCCGCCGCGGCACCCGAGGAGGACTACGAGGGGCCCCGCAGGCGCGCGCGGCGCGAACGCGAACAGCGCCGGGCGGTCAAGGACCGGGCGATGGCCATCGAGCAGGCCCGCCGGGAGGCCAAGCGCCGGGTGATCAGCCCGCCGGCGCCGGAGGTCAATCCGCTCGCGCGGCGGGCGGTGCGCGGGCTGAAGGTCCTGGTGTGGTCGGCGCTGGCGTCGGTGCTCGCGGTGGCACTCGGGCTGCTGCTGTATTTCACCCCGATCATGTCCGCGCGCAACATCGTCGTCGCCGGACTGGAGGCGGTGCCCGAGGAGGAGGTGCTCGCCGCCGCGGCCGTCGTCCCGGGCACACCGCTGCTGCAGGTCGACACCGACGCGGTCGCCGAACGCGTCGCGACGATCCGGCGGGTCGCCAGTGCGCGGGTGCAGCGAGAGTATCCGTCGTCGCTGCGGATCACCGTGGTCGAGCGGGTGCCGGTGGTGGTCAAGGACTATCCGGACGGTCCGCACCTGTTCGACCGGGACGGGGTGGACTTCGCCACGGCGCCGCCGCCGCCGAATCTGCCGTATCTGGAGACCGCCACACCGGGGCCGAGCGATCCGGCGACCAAGGCGGCGCTGCAGGTGATGCTCGCGCTGCCGCCGGAGGTGGCGGGGCAGGTGGGGCGGATCGCCGCGCCGTCGGTGGCGTCGATCACCCTGACGCTGATCGACGGGCGGGTGGTGGTGTGGGGGACCACCGACCGCACCGACGAGAAGGCGCTGAAGCTGGCCGCCCTGCTCACCCAGCCGGGCCGCACGTACGACGTGTCCAGCCCCGATTTGCCCACGGTCAAATAG
- the pgeF gene encoding peptidoglycan editing factor PgeF has translation MTVRVRRVTTTRAGGVSAPPYDTFNLGDHVGDDPAAVAANRRRLAASTGLDGRLVWMNQVHSDRVVRVDGPDDGPVSDADGVVTTTRRLGLVVVTADCVPVLLADARAGVVGAVHAGRVGARDGVVLRAVETMREAGARVEDISVLLGPAVSGRNYEVPEDMAAEVEAALPGSRTTTARGTAGLDLRAGIARQLTGLGVTAIDVDPRCTVADRNLFSHRRNNPTGRLASLVWME, from the coding sequence GTGACCGTGCGTGTGCGGCGGGTGACCACGACCCGTGCTGGTGGCGTCTCGGCGCCGCCATACGACACCTTCAACCTCGGCGACCACGTCGGGGACGATCCGGCCGCCGTCGCCGCCAACCGCAGACGGCTCGCGGCGTCGACGGGCCTCGACGGCCGTCTCGTCTGGATGAACCAGGTGCACAGCGACCGGGTGGTGCGCGTGGACGGTCCGGACGACGGTCCGGTGAGCGACGCGGACGGAGTGGTGACCACCACCAGGCGCCTTGGCCTGGTGGTCGTCACCGCCGACTGTGTGCCGGTGCTGCTGGCCGACGCGCGGGCCGGGGTGGTCGGCGCCGTGCACGCCGGCCGGGTCGGGGCACGCGACGGTGTCGTGCTGCGCGCCGTGGAGACCATGCGCGAGGCCGGCGCCCGCGTCGAAGACATCTCGGTGCTGCTCGGCCCCGCGGTGAGCGGTCGCAACTACGAGGTGCCGGAGGACATGGCGGCCGAGGTCGAGGCCGCGCTGCCCGGCAGCCGGACCACCACCGCACGCGGCACCGCGGGGTTGGATCTGCGCGCCGGGATCGCCCGCCAGCTCACCGGTCTGGGCGTGACGGCGATCGACGTGGACCCGCGCTGCACGGTCGCCGACCGCAACCTGTTCAGCCACCGCCGCAACAACCCCACCGGCAGGCTGGCCTCGCTGGTGTGGATGGAGTGA
- the murD gene encoding UDP-N-acetylmuramoyl-L-alanine--D-glutamate ligase produces the protein MARAVVEPLTPGARILITGAGLTGRSVSAVLEPTGARLTICDDDPLALQRLVTPASVVTTAEAVAGIADYALVVTSPGFAPTAPVLAAAAAAGVPIWGDVELAWRLDRAGWFGTPRRWLVVTGTNGKTTTTSMLYAMLRAAGRRAVLCGNIGNPVLDVLAEPADVLAVELSSFQLHWAPSLRPDAGVLLNVAEDHLDWHGSMTAYARDKARVLDGRVAVVGLDDPMAAGLATTAAAPVRVGFRLGPPGAGELGVRDGWLVDRAFADGLPLARAADIHIAGPVGVLNALAAAALARAVDVPADAIAAALSSFEVGRHRAEVVAVVDGVTYVDDSKATNPHAARASIAAYPRVVWIAGGLLKGVSVDALVAEVADRLAGAVLIGRDRAVVAEALSRHAPDVPVVELVTGEDSGVHGTTESAGNRVTRVVDTAGRSLPDAVMGTAVDAARRLARPGDAVLLAPAGASFDQFSGYTERGDAFAAAVRATLG, from the coding sequence ATGGCCCGCGCAGTGGTCGAGCCGCTGACCCCGGGCGCCCGGATCCTGATCACCGGCGCCGGGCTGACCGGACGCTCGGTCAGCGCGGTGCTCGAGCCGACCGGGGCGCGGCTGACGATCTGCGACGACGATCCGCTGGCCCTGCAGCGGCTGGTGACCCCGGCCTCGGTGGTGACCACCGCCGAGGCGGTGGCCGGTATCGCCGACTACGCGCTGGTCGTCACCAGCCCCGGTTTCGCCCCGACGGCGCCGGTGCTGGCGGCGGCTGCCGCGGCCGGGGTGCCGATCTGGGGTGACGTGGAACTGGCGTGGCGGCTGGACCGGGCCGGCTGGTTCGGGACGCCGCGGCGCTGGCTCGTGGTCACCGGCACGAACGGCAAGACGACCACCACGTCGATGCTGTACGCGATGCTGCGCGCCGCCGGGCGGCGCGCGGTGCTGTGCGGCAACATCGGCAACCCGGTCCTCGACGTGCTCGCCGAACCCGCCGACGTCCTGGCGGTCGAACTGTCGAGCTTCCAGCTGCACTGGGCGCCGTCGCTGCGGCCGGACGCCGGTGTGTTGCTCAACGTCGCCGAGGACCACCTCGACTGGCACGGCTCGATGACGGCCTACGCCAGGGACAAGGCCAGGGTCCTCGACGGCCGGGTGGCCGTGGTGGGCCTCGACGACCCGATGGCCGCGGGCCTGGCGACCACGGCCGCCGCGCCGGTGCGGGTGGGTTTCCGGCTCGGCCCGCCGGGAGCCGGGGAGCTGGGCGTGCGCGACGGATGGCTGGTCGACCGGGCGTTCGCCGACGGCCTGCCGCTCGCGCGGGCGGCCGACATCCACATCGCCGGGCCCGTCGGTGTGCTCAACGCGCTGGCCGCGGCCGCGCTGGCCCGCGCGGTCGACGTGCCTGCCGACGCGATCGCCGCGGCGCTGTCCTCCTTCGAGGTGGGGCGCCACCGTGCCGAGGTCGTCGCGGTCGTCGACGGGGTGACCTACGTCGACGATTCCAAGGCCACCAATCCGCACGCCGCGCGGGCGTCGATCGCGGCGTATCCGCGGGTGGTGTGGATCGCCGGTGGTCTGCTCAAGGGTGTGTCGGTCGACGCGCTGGTCGCCGAGGTCGCCGACCGGCTCGCCGGTGCGGTGCTGATCGGCCGCGACCGCGCGGTGGTGGCCGAGGCGTTATCGCGACACGCGCCGGATGTCCCCGTCGTCGAGCTTGTGACGGGGGAGGATTCTGGGGTGCATGGGACAACTGAGTCAGCTGGGAATCGTGTGACTCGTGTGGTCGACACGGCGGGGCGATCGCTACCCGATGCGGTGATGGGGACGGCGGTCGACGCGGCGCGCCGCCTGGCCCGTCCCGGTGACGCCGTCCTGCTCGCGCCCGCGGGCGCGTCATTCGACCAGTTCAGCGGCTACACCGAGCGTGGCGACGCCTTCGCCGCCGCGGTGCGCGCCACCCTCGGGTAA
- a CDS encoding YggT family protein has protein sequence MALFFEILGFALFVFWLLLIARVVVEFIRSFSRDWRPRGLTVVVLEVIMTLTDPPVKLLRRIIPQLTIGAVRFDLSIMVLLLVAFIGMQLAFGAAA, from the coding sequence TTGGCGCTGTTCTTCGAAATCCTTGGTTTTGCGCTGTTCGTCTTCTGGCTGTTGCTCATCGCGCGGGTCGTGGTCGAGTTCATCCGCTCGTTCAGCCGTGACTGGCGCCCGCGCGGGCTGACGGTCGTGGTGCTCGAGGTGATCATGACGCTGACCGATCCGCCGGTGAAATTGCTGCGCCGCATCATTCCCCAGCTCACCATAGGTGCGGTGCGTTTCGACCTGTCGATCATGGTGCTGCTGCTCGTGGCCTTCATCGGTATGCAATTGGCGTTCGGCGCCGCGGCCTGA
- the murG gene encoding undecaprenyldiphospho-muramoylpentapeptide beta-N-acetylglucosaminyltransferase, with product MNGTISVVLAGGGTAGHVEPAMAVADALATLEPGVRITALGTERGLETRLVPERGYDLELITPVPLPRKISGDLLRLPLRVRRAVRETRGVLDAVHADVVIGFGGYVALPAYLAARRDRVPIVVHEANASAGLANKVGARFARRVLSAVADPGLGPVEVVGTPVRSAITELDRAALRAQARAHFGFADDARVLLVFGGSQGARSLNNAVAGAAKELAAAGISVLHAYGAKNTLDLPEPAPGDPPYVAVPYLSRMDLAYSAADLAICRAGAMTVAEVTAVGLPAVYVPLPIGNGEQRLNAQPVVDAGGGLVVDDGDLSPRFVADTLVPLLTDTGRLQTMTAGAALSGHRDAARHVAHVALDVAREAAGARKQVR from the coding sequence GTGAACGGCACCATCTCGGTCGTCCTCGCCGGCGGCGGAACCGCGGGGCACGTCGAACCGGCGATGGCCGTCGCCGATGCGCTGGCGACGCTGGAACCGGGAGTCCGGATCACCGCACTCGGCACCGAGCGGGGATTGGAGACCCGGTTGGTTCCCGAACGCGGCTACGACCTCGAACTGATCACGCCGGTCCCGCTGCCGCGCAAGATCTCGGGTGATCTGCTGCGGCTGCCGCTGCGGGTGCGCCGGGCGGTGCGCGAGACCCGCGGCGTGCTCGACGCCGTGCACGCCGACGTGGTGATCGGCTTCGGCGGCTACGTGGCGCTGCCCGCTTACCTCGCCGCCCGCCGCGACCGCGTCCCCATCGTCGTGCACGAGGCCAACGCCAGCGCGGGCCTGGCCAACAAGGTCGGCGCCCGGTTCGCCCGCCGGGTGCTCTCCGCGGTGGCCGATCCCGGGCTCGGCCCCGTGGAGGTGGTCGGCACGCCGGTGCGGTCGGCCATCACCGAACTGGACCGGGCCGCGCTGCGCGCGCAGGCCCGCGCCCACTTCGGGTTCGCCGACGACGCCCGGGTGCTGTTGGTCTTCGGCGGCTCCCAGGGCGCCCGGTCGCTGAACAACGCCGTCGCGGGCGCCGCGAAAGAACTTGCTGCGGCCGGGATCTCGGTGCTGCATGCGTACGGCGCGAAGAACACCCTCGACCTGCCGGAGCCGGCGCCCGGCGATCCGCCGTATGTCGCCGTGCCCTACCTGAGCCGGATGGACCTGGCCTACTCGGCCGCCGACCTGGCGATCTGCCGCGCGGGGGCGATGACGGTGGCCGAGGTGACCGCCGTCGGCCTGCCCGCGGTCTACGTCCCGCTGCCGATCGGTAACGGGGAACAGCGGCTCAACGCCCAGCCCGTGGTCGACGCCGGCGGCGGTCTCGTCGTCGACGACGGCGACCTCTCACCTCGGTTCGTCGCCGACACGCTGGTCCCGCTGCTCACCGACACCGGCCGGCTGCAGACCATGACGGCGGGTGCGGCGCTGTCCGGACACCGCGACGCCGCCCGGCACGTCGCGCACGTCGCGCTCGACGTCGCCCGTGAGGCGGCGGGCGCGCGGAAGCAGGTGCGGTGA